A single Hippocampus zosterae strain Florida chromosome 1, ASM2543408v3, whole genome shotgun sequence DNA region contains:
- the LOC127604590 gene encoding immunoglobulin lambda-1 light chain-like — translation MLGTLCLLIIALTYVDTAMVLTQTPAVLTVPVGQQVVFNCDIQGNVDYVVSFYKQVPGNAPQFVLFHSYVSSSPARGVGFPSSRFDAKSSSWRNYKLIIKQAEVGDSAEYYCSTWDNAAAVKTNGFTVVFGGGTKLFVTSSDLPAPLVTVFPPASAELQSKNATLVCVATQLSPYADVTWLARGIPVSGAVTTDPAVRQADQTYKISSYLTVETSDWNTDTAYTCKVSLGSTSAENTINKSKCPP, via the exons ATGCTGGGGACCCTCTGCCTTCTCATCATCGCGCTGACTT ATGTCGACACAGCCATGGTGCTGACCCAGACACCGGCAGTGCTGACAGTTCCTGTAGGACAACAAGTTGTTTTCAACTGTGACATCCAGGGGAACGTGGACTATGTTGTCAGTTTTTATAAACAGGTTCCCGGAAACGCTCCTCAGTTCGTGCTGTTCCATTCCTATGTGTCTTCCTCACCTGCAAGGGGAGTTGGATTCCCCTCAAGTCGTTTTGATGCGAAATCATCCTCCTGGAGGAATTACAAGTTAATAATTAAACAGGCTGAGGTCGGAGACTCTGCTGAGTATTATTGTAGCACATGGGACAATGCTGCTG CCGTGAAAACAAACGGATTCACTGTGGTATTCGGAGGAGGAACCAAGCTGTTTGTGACAA GCTCTGACCTCCCTGCGCCCTTGGTGACGGTATTTCCACCGGCCAGCGCCGAGCTTCAGTCCAAAAATGCCACCCTGGTCTGCGTGGCCACTCAGTTATCTCCATATGCAGACGTCACATGGTTGGCTCGCGGCATTCCAGTGAGCGGCGCAGTCACGACTGACCCCGCCGTGCGACAGGCGGACCAAACTTACAAAATCAGCAGCTATTTGACCGTGGAGACTTCCGACTGGAACACAGACACCGCTTACAcctgtaaagtgtctttgggcTCCACGTCAGCTGAAAACACCATCAACAAGTCCAAGTGCCCACCCTAG
- the hdac3 gene encoding histone deacetylase 3 isoform X3 yields MTPTWATFITVFKPYKASQHDMCRFHSEDYIDFLQKVSPNNMQGFTKSLNTFNVGDDCPVFPGLFEFCSRYTGASLQGATQLNHKICDIAINWAGGLHHAKKFELFIGLAKVPLLRLQASGFCYVNDIVISILELLKYHPRVLYIDIDIHHGDGVQEAFYLTDRVMTVSFHKYGNYFFPGTGDMYEVGAESGRYYCLNVPLRDGIDDQSYRQLFQPVIKQVVDFYQPTCIVLQCGADSLGCDRLGCFNLSIRGHGECVEFVKSFKIPLLVLGGGGYTVRNVARCWTFETSLLLDESISDELPYSEYFEYFAPDFTLHPDVSTRIENQNSRQYLEQIRQTVFENLKMLNHAPSVQIHDVPSDIMSYERTDEPDPDERGGEENYTRPEAANEFYDGDHDNDKESDVEI; encoded by the exons ATGACCCCGACGTGGGCAACTTTCATTACG gtGTTCAAGCCGTACAAAGCGTCACAGCACGACATGTGTCGCTTCCATTCTGAAGACTACATTGACTTCCTGCAGAAGGTCAGCCCTAACAACATGCAGGGCTTCACCAAGAGCCTCAACACTTTCAATGTGGGGGATGATTG TCCGGTCTTTCCAGGTCTTTTTGAGTTCTGCTCCAGATATACAGGAGCCTCATTGCAGGGCGCCACTCAACTCAATCACAAG ATTTGTGACATCGCTATCAACTGGGCCGGAGGATTACACCATGCTAAAAAGTTTGAG ttATTTATTGGCTTAGCAAAAGTGCCTCTGCTGCGTTTGCAGGCGTCGGGATTTTGTTACGTCAACGACATAGTCATCAGTATACTGGAGCTTCTCAA ATACCATCCAAGGGTCCTGTACATCGACATTGACATTCACCACGGCGATGGCGTGCAAGAAGCCTTCTACCTTACCGATCGTGTCATGACCGTGTCCTTCCACAAATATGGGAATTACTTTTTCCCTGGAACAG GTGACATGTATGAGGTTGGAGCCGAGAGTGGCCGCTACTACTGCCTCAATGTTCCTCTCAGGGACGGCATTGATGACCAGA gTTACAGGCAACTTTTCCAGCCGGTTATTAAGCAGGTGGTGGATTTCTACCAGCCTACGTGTATTGTTCTACAG TGTGGAGCAGACTCTTTGGGTTGCGACAGGCTGGGCTGCTTTAACCTCAGCATACGAGGACATGG CGAGTGCGTAGAGTTTGTGAAGAGCTTCAAGATTCCTCTCTTGGTCCTGGGCGGAGGCGGATACACTGTGCGGAATGTGGCTCGATGCTG GACCTTTGAGACGTCCCTCTTATTGGATGAGTCGATCAGTGACGAGCTGCCTTACAGTG AGTACTTTGAGTACTTTGCTCCCGACTTCACTCTGCATCCTGACGTCAGCACCAGGATAGAAAACCAGAACTCCCGACAG TATTTGGAGCAGATCCGTCAGACAGTGTTTGAGAACTTGAAGATGCTGAACCACGCTCCCAGTGTTCAGATCCACGACGTCCCCTCGGACATAATGAGCTACGAACGCACCGATGAGCCTGACCCTGATGAGAGAGGAGGCGAGGAAAACTACACACG GCCGGAAGCAGCGAACGAGTTCTACGATGGCGATCATGACAATGACAAAGAAAGCGACGTGGAAATTTGA
- the hdac3 gene encoding histone deacetylase 3 isoform X2: MTNRTSYFYDPDVGNFHYGAGHPMKPHRLSLTHSLVLHYGLYKKMMVFKPYKASQHDMCRFHSEDYIDFLQKVSPNNMQGFTKSLNTFNVGDDCPVFPGLFEFCSRYTGASLQGATQLNHKICDIAINWAGGLHHAKKFEASGFCYVNDIVISILELLKYHPRVLYIDIDIHHGDGVQEAFYLTDRVMTVSFHKYGNYFFPGTGDMYEVGAESGRYYCLNVPLRDGIDDQSYRQLFQPVIKQVVDFYQPTCIVLQCGADSLGCDRLGCFNLSIRGHGECVEFVKSFKIPLLVLGGGGYTVRNVARCWTFETSLLLDESISDELPYSEYFEYFAPDFTLHPDVSTRIENQNSRQYLEQIRQTVFENLKMLNHAPSVQIHDVPSDIMSYERTDEPDPDERGGEENYTRPEAANEFYDGDHDNDKESDVEI; the protein is encoded by the exons ATGACGAACAGGACGTCGTATTTCTATGACCCCGACGTGGGCAACTTTCATTACG GTGCTGGTCATCCGATGAAGCCTCACCGATTGTCCCTGACTCACAGCCTGGTGCTGCACTACGGACTCTATAAGAAAATGATG gtGTTCAAGCCGTACAAAGCGTCACAGCACGACATGTGTCGCTTCCATTCTGAAGACTACATTGACTTCCTGCAGAAGGTCAGCCCTAACAACATGCAGGGCTTCACCAAGAGCCTCAACACTTTCAATGTGGGGGATGATTG TCCGGTCTTTCCAGGTCTTTTTGAGTTCTGCTCCAGATATACAGGAGCCTCATTGCAGGGCGCCACTCAACTCAATCACAAG ATTTGTGACATCGCTATCAACTGGGCCGGAGGATTACACCATGCTAAAAAGTTTGAG GCGTCGGGATTTTGTTACGTCAACGACATAGTCATCAGTATACTGGAGCTTCTCAA ATACCATCCAAGGGTCCTGTACATCGACATTGACATTCACCACGGCGATGGCGTGCAAGAAGCCTTCTACCTTACCGATCGTGTCATGACCGTGTCCTTCCACAAATATGGGAATTACTTTTTCCCTGGAACAG GTGACATGTATGAGGTTGGAGCCGAGAGTGGCCGCTACTACTGCCTCAATGTTCCTCTCAGGGACGGCATTGATGACCAGA gTTACAGGCAACTTTTCCAGCCGGTTATTAAGCAGGTGGTGGATTTCTACCAGCCTACGTGTATTGTTCTACAG TGTGGAGCAGACTCTTTGGGTTGCGACAGGCTGGGCTGCTTTAACCTCAGCATACGAGGACATGG CGAGTGCGTAGAGTTTGTGAAGAGCTTCAAGATTCCTCTCTTGGTCCTGGGCGGAGGCGGATACACTGTGCGGAATGTGGCTCGATGCTG GACCTTTGAGACGTCCCTCTTATTGGATGAGTCGATCAGTGACGAGCTGCCTTACAGTG AGTACTTTGAGTACTTTGCTCCCGACTTCACTCTGCATCCTGACGTCAGCACCAGGATAGAAAACCAGAACTCCCGACAG TATTTGGAGCAGATCCGTCAGACAGTGTTTGAGAACTTGAAGATGCTGAACCACGCTCCCAGTGTTCAGATCCACGACGTCCCCTCGGACATAATGAGCTACGAACGCACCGATGAGCCTGACCCTGATGAGAGAGGAGGCGAGGAAAACTACACACG GCCGGAAGCAGCGAACGAGTTCTACGATGGCGATCATGACAATGACAAAGAAAGCGACGTGGAAATTTGA
- the hdac3 gene encoding histone deacetylase 3 isoform X1, with protein sequence MTNRTSYFYDPDVGNFHYGAGHPMKPHRLSLTHSLVLHYGLYKKMMVFKPYKASQHDMCRFHSEDYIDFLQKVSPNNMQGFTKSLNTFNVGDDCPVFPGLFEFCSRYTGASLQGATQLNHKICDIAINWAGGLHHAKKFELFIGLAKVPLLRLQASGFCYVNDIVISILELLKYHPRVLYIDIDIHHGDGVQEAFYLTDRVMTVSFHKYGNYFFPGTGDMYEVGAESGRYYCLNVPLRDGIDDQSYRQLFQPVIKQVVDFYQPTCIVLQCGADSLGCDRLGCFNLSIRGHGECVEFVKSFKIPLLVLGGGGYTVRNVARCWTFETSLLLDESISDELPYSEYFEYFAPDFTLHPDVSTRIENQNSRQYLEQIRQTVFENLKMLNHAPSVQIHDVPSDIMSYERTDEPDPDERGGEENYTRPEAANEFYDGDHDNDKESDVEI encoded by the exons ATGACGAACAGGACGTCGTATTTCTATGACCCCGACGTGGGCAACTTTCATTACG GTGCTGGTCATCCGATGAAGCCTCACCGATTGTCCCTGACTCACAGCCTGGTGCTGCACTACGGACTCTATAAGAAAATGATG gtGTTCAAGCCGTACAAAGCGTCACAGCACGACATGTGTCGCTTCCATTCTGAAGACTACATTGACTTCCTGCAGAAGGTCAGCCCTAACAACATGCAGGGCTTCACCAAGAGCCTCAACACTTTCAATGTGGGGGATGATTG TCCGGTCTTTCCAGGTCTTTTTGAGTTCTGCTCCAGATATACAGGAGCCTCATTGCAGGGCGCCACTCAACTCAATCACAAG ATTTGTGACATCGCTATCAACTGGGCCGGAGGATTACACCATGCTAAAAAGTTTGAG ttATTTATTGGCTTAGCAAAAGTGCCTCTGCTGCGTTTGCAGGCGTCGGGATTTTGTTACGTCAACGACATAGTCATCAGTATACTGGAGCTTCTCAA ATACCATCCAAGGGTCCTGTACATCGACATTGACATTCACCACGGCGATGGCGTGCAAGAAGCCTTCTACCTTACCGATCGTGTCATGACCGTGTCCTTCCACAAATATGGGAATTACTTTTTCCCTGGAACAG GTGACATGTATGAGGTTGGAGCCGAGAGTGGCCGCTACTACTGCCTCAATGTTCCTCTCAGGGACGGCATTGATGACCAGA gTTACAGGCAACTTTTCCAGCCGGTTATTAAGCAGGTGGTGGATTTCTACCAGCCTACGTGTATTGTTCTACAG TGTGGAGCAGACTCTTTGGGTTGCGACAGGCTGGGCTGCTTTAACCTCAGCATACGAGGACATGG CGAGTGCGTAGAGTTTGTGAAGAGCTTCAAGATTCCTCTCTTGGTCCTGGGCGGAGGCGGATACACTGTGCGGAATGTGGCTCGATGCTG GACCTTTGAGACGTCCCTCTTATTGGATGAGTCGATCAGTGACGAGCTGCCTTACAGTG AGTACTTTGAGTACTTTGCTCCCGACTTCACTCTGCATCCTGACGTCAGCACCAGGATAGAAAACCAGAACTCCCGACAG TATTTGGAGCAGATCCGTCAGACAGTGTTTGAGAACTTGAAGATGCTGAACCACGCTCCCAGTGTTCAGATCCACGACGTCCCCTCGGACATAATGAGCTACGAACGCACCGATGAGCCTGACCCTGATGAGAGAGGAGGCGAGGAAAACTACACACG GCCGGAAGCAGCGAACGAGTTCTACGATGGCGATCATGACAATGACAAAGAAAGCGACGTGGAAATTTGA